A stretch of Candidatus Bathyarchaeota archaeon DNA encodes these proteins:
- a CDS encoding MFS transporter yields MSELKNYKWVMASFSFIIAFLLHLLLFATAPMATIIMREMNLPYAGFGFIFSAAMISLIIFRLFWGFISDKIGYVKALKIALPFSAMAAALRALSQTYLELVISQFLLGIGLAAVLPCLPLLIKDWTSERVGLSTGAYISGFAVGNATALGFTSYLLELMNWRSILLLYGCIAIVVSGFWWILAKTSLKTTSNVKLKDFMKIFKNRKVWILLFFMIASMGTYDTLATWMPKVLEMKSLNKAFSSFLPLGFLLAGPITGFILDKIKNRKLLIAFLGLTSFASIITLLHAPLPILSLCLFLAGFTSISMLTISLTIPPEDKELSIYAGSVIGVTSSLGNIGPFAMPVIFGLLIDVTRSFQYSILAVAFLAGVTFTLGSKAFT; encoded by the coding sequence ATGAGTGAATTAAAGAATTATAAGTGGGTCATGGCTTCTTTCTCATTTATAATCGCTTTTCTCCTTCACTTATTATTGTTTGCTACAGCGCCTATGGCTACGATAATTATGAGGGAAATGAATTTACCTTACGCTGGCTTCGGTTTTATATTTTCAGCTGCGATGATAAGCCTTATTATTTTCAGGTTATTTTGGGGTTTTATAAGCGATAAAATAGGTTATGTTAAGGCTTTAAAAATAGCTTTACCGTTTTCTGCTATGGCAGCTGCATTAAGAGCTTTATCTCAAACCTATTTAGAACTGGTTATTTCTCAATTTTTGCTTGGAATTGGATTAGCTGCAGTATTGCCTTGCCTGCCTCTTTTAATAAAGGATTGGACCTCTGAAAGAGTTGGTTTATCAACAGGTGCTTATATTTCAGGTTTCGCTGTTGGTAATGCAACAGCGCTTGGATTTACATCTTACCTACTTGAATTAATGAATTGGAGAAGCATTTTATTATTGTATGGTTGCATAGCTATTGTTGTAAGCGGTTTTTGGTGGATTCTTGCAAAAACCAGCTTAAAAACAACTTCTAATGTTAAACTTAAAGACTTCATGAAGATTTTTAAAAACAGGAAAGTTTGGATTTTACTTTTCTTTATGATCGCTTCTATGGGAACATATGATACTTTAGCTACTTGGATGCCTAAAGTTTTAGAAATGAAAAGCCTCAACAAAGCTTTTTCATCTTTTCTACCTTTAGGATTCCTCCTCGCTGGACCTATAACAGGCTTCATTTTAGATAAAATTAAAAATAGAAAGCTTCTCATCGCTTTTTTAGGATTAACAAGCTTCGCTTCAATTATAACCTTGCTTCATGCACCTTTACCGATTTTAAGTTTATGCCTTTTTCTCGCAGGGTTTACAAGCATCAGCATGCTTACAATAAGTTTAACAATACCTCCAGAAGATAAAGAGCTATCTATTTACGCAGGAAGCGTTATAGGAGTTACATCATCGCTTGGCAATATTGGACCGTTTGCAATGCCAGTGATCTTTGGTTTATTAATTGATGTTACAAGAAGCTTTCAATATTCAATTCTTGCAGTAGCTTTCTTAGCTGGAGTTACATTCACCTTAGGTTCTAAAGCATTCACATAA